Part of the Acropora palmata chromosome 10, jaAcrPala1.3, whole genome shotgun sequence genome, TGCAATGACCTTCCTAGCGCCGGTCCCGAATCTGCCGACATAGTGACAAAATCTTTGTTCGCCCAAGAACTGGATAAAATTTGGtcccaaattaaaattctgaACGCCAAGCTTTCTTGTGACAGTGACATAATTATTGAACAGGAGGATAATATTCAAATCATCAActctttgaaacaaaagaaccaAGACCTAAATGATGAAATTTGCATCTTGAAGTCAAGGTTGAATCAAGAAATTGACGCAGCGAAAAAGCTTACCGAGGAAAGGGATTCcttgaaaactgctttacAAATTGTTACGAAAGATTTAATGAAGTTATCCGATGAAAGGCTAATATGCCGTTCTGAGCAGTTAAGTAATGATCACAGGTCTCAGTTCGATAATGTTTCAGGTGgcaagaagacaaagaagcAGAAACCTCGAGATCCACCTCAACTTGTAAACCATCAGAATCGTTTTGAGGCCCTGTGTCACGAGGATTCGGTGAAGGATTCTACATCTCCTAGTAATGCAGAcaagtcattcacaactgtcTTGGTGGGTGATTCTATGATAAAACAGATACAGGGACGGAGGCTAGGTAGGGAAGTCGGCCATCGAGTTGTTGTTAAATCTTTTCCTGGCGCAACCACCAACGACATGAAGCACTACCTAATGCCTACTGTTGACAAGAAGCCACAACAGATTATTCTCCATGTGGGAACGAATGACCTACGCGACCATTCTCCAACTGTAGTTGCTGAGAATATTGTGGATCTTGccaagaaaattgaaatggaaTCTAACGCTGAAGTTATCCTGTCGGAGCTGGTGTCAAGATCAGACAATGTTTCAAACGATGCTGTGAAAGCTGTTAACAAGCGCCTTATAAAATACTGTAATCAAAATGACTGGAGAATGATTAAGCATCAAAACATTGACAGAAATTGTCTCAACAAGAGCGGGCTACATCTCAATGAAAAAGGTAATAACAtcttttttagaaattttgtgAATGCTTTAGATAATAGTTCAATGTATTGAATTCCTATTTCCATGAGTGCTGATCAAACCCCTGCAGCCGGGAAAAATAATGTAATGGAAGAGAATTCGAATTCCTCTTCTGCCTTTTTACCTTCAATGCGCGGCTTTAAATTAGCCTCCTTAAATATTGCTAGCTTGCCTAAACACATTGACGAGTTGAGAGTTTTACTCTCTGATAACCCTCTGGATATATTATCTATTAATGAGACGAGGCTCGATGATTCTGTCAGCGACGGCGAAGTTTACATTCCTGGTTATGATATCATTCGCCGCGATCGTTATCATAACGGTAGATTCGGTGGGGGAGTTTGCATCTATGTTCGATCTAATATAAACTTCTCCTTGCGCCCTGATCTAAGTGATTTACACCTTGAAAACTTATGTATTGAAATCCGTAAACCTCGATCTAAACCTTTTATTATTGCTACATGGTATAGGCCTCCTAATTCATCAACCGAgatattttctcattttgaatCCTTTGTTGGCAAGCTTGATGCTGAGAACGTTGAGTTTTATTTAATGGGTGACTTTAACTGTAATTTGGCTTCTCCGCAACCTGATATCAACACAGTGTTGTTAACAAATATAGTTGATATTTAtaacctttatcaactaaTAGATACTCCAACTCGCATTACTAACACATCTTCCACTCTGATTGATGTTATTTTTACAAATTGTCAGAATAATGTTTCCACTGGTGTGTCCCATGTAAGCCTAAGTGATCATAGTCTCGTCTATGCATTTCGCAAGATCTCCATCAATTCACCTAAAGGTCATTCTACCTTAACTTATAGGAAATTCAACAATTTCGATTCTGCCAGGTTTCGCTATGATATTTCAACACAAGATTGGGACCGAGTAAACAATTCTGATGACCCAAACGTTATGTGGGacatttggaaaaaattatttttcctgtGCGTTGATAAGCATGCCCCACTGCGTACAAAACGCATTAGGACATCCAAATCACCCTGGATCACACCtcagttgaaaaaaagaatgcatTATAAAGATGTCCTCAAAGTTAAAGCCATTCGTTCTGGAAATGCATGTGACTGGTTgatgtttaaaaaatgtcGCAACGCTATAAATAATGAAATCAAACAAGCCAAGGAACAATTCTTTAAAAATGAATCGTATACAATCAATTTTATGAATatttaactgaaaataatttaatttcctGCAATCAGTCAGGGTTTCGTTCACTTCACTCCACTGCTACTGCCTTACTTGAAGCCACAGATAACTGGGCTTTTAATATCGATAAAGGTAATGTTAATGCAGTAATTTTTCTAGATCTGAAGAAAGCTTTTGACACCGTTGATCATTCTATATTGCTATCTAAATTAAAGGCCTATGGTGTCGGAAGCAACTCGTCTAACTGGTTTAAATCTTACTAATCGTACACAGAAATGCTTTGTAAACGGTTCTCTCTCCAACACCCAACCTTTAACTTGTGGTATTCCTCAAGGTACAATCCTTGGACCCCTCCTTTTTATACTCTATATCAATGATCTACCTAACTGTCTTAATAACTCACATCCTAGAATGTACGCAGATGATACTCATTTGACCTTTGCCAGTAACAACGTTGTACATCTAGAAGAATATATGAATGATGATCTAActaaaattactgaatggTTAGCGGCAAATAAGCTCACCCTTAATAAGTCAAAGACTGAGTTTATGCTGATTGGTTCAAGGCAAAGGTTAAATACTTTTAATAGACTCCCGTCTTTTACTATTGACGGCAACTCTATAAAAAAAGTAGAATTTACGAAATCTCTTGGAGTATATATCGATCAAAACTTGACTTGGAATGAACATATAGAacatatttccaaaaaaattgcttcCTGCATTGGCATCTTGAAGAGAAGCAGgtcttttgttccttttgaaACGCTTCTTTGCATCTATAATGCTTTAGTGCAACCTCATTTTGATTACTGTAGTGTGGTATGGGGGAATTGCAATAAATCTCTTTCAATTAAACTACAAAAACTACAGAATCGCGCTGCTCGTATTTTGACCTCTTCTTCATATGATGCCAATGCAGATGATCTCTTTGTTAGACTTGGCTGGCAAAAACTTAGTCTTCAACGAGAATTGAAAACAGTCACTATGGTCTATAAATCTCTCAATGGTCTCGCCCCTGAATATCTGAAATCAATGTTTACCGATCGGAGTTCAACAACTACATATTCTCTTAGGAATTGCGAGGGTAAACTAGCTCTTCCACTCCCCCGTACCAATTTTCTAAAAAACAGTTTCAGCTATAGCGGTGCGGTGCTGTGGAACAGCTTACCTACCAATCTGCGGCAAGCACAGACGCTTGCTAGTTTTAAATCCGGCTGTAGGAGTTTCCTTTTTGATAATGATTAAGTTAATCACACGGCATTCATGGAAAGCAGGcactttgttattgtttttagcTTTGTTCTTATTAGATTCCTTAGTTGTATATTAGCATTTTAGAATTGTAATTAGATAAATTTAGTATTTACTTTAAGTCCTGATGtttttacccgtgtataaataaagttaaataaataaataaatatttttaaaactcaccTCAATTTGCTGTCCTTGACGAAGCTTTAATGACCGCAGCGGCGACGCAGGAAAAGGGCTTCAAATTTTCACCTGCACTCAGAAGACGCGCACTTCACAGGAGTCCCGGATAACACGAACAGTCCCGGATCACAAGAACCCCGGATATCAAAAACGGAATCGACTGCGCATGTCTCCGATCTTACATCCGACAAATTTTGCCGATTTCGACCTATTGTACAAAATAGTGTGCTGCTTCGCTATGGCTCGCCAGCAATgaatgttgcaacatacgaagAACCAGGTCGGATTATTTGATATGCATTCCTTCACATTGTTTATCACCGCCtagtgtgttatttttcttatgacaCTTTGATggccgaagaacaagagtctGTATGGCCAGTTCACCACAGAGTAAGCCGTGAAGACAGCAGAATTCCCGAGAGCGCCGAGGGTACCTAAGTAGCGCCATTAAAGTGCCTATCGCCTTCTCGCAATGTGTTCAAATTTTGACACACGAGACACTGCGAAAAAAGGcgtattttatgatttttataaGCCTACCAAAATTCCCTACAAAGCTCTTTTCGTGAcgcattttaaaaaggaaaaaggagaCTGGGCATCATACGCTTTGTGACTTCAGTCGGGTATCATGGTCATTGCCACACTAGTAGATTAGTTAAGTTCTTAGCAGCAGTAGTATTGGTGCTAGCATTAGCAGTAGAAGTAGTGGTAGTTGTCCCAACAATAGCaacagtagtagtagtagcagcagcagtagcagcagcagcagcagcagcagcagcagcagcagcagcagcagcagcagcagcagcagcagcattTTCTCTGTTAGACACCAATGTCGGGTGTGAAATCCAAAAGATTACCCTAAGGGGCCTGATTTGAGCTTGGAGTCCATCTCCTTGATAGAGTGCCTCCTGGGCTGAAGCTGAAGAACTTCTGGATTATCAGAGACCAaactgattttcctttttttttttttactcgtgATCAGGATATGGGACCCTGCCAGACACTGACAACTAGAGCCAGCTGATCCCGGGGCTTGCAGGTCACGGCCCATCCTGAAGTAACAAACTTACAGATCGTTGACTTGAACGGTGATGTTGTCATTACGTATTCTTCGAGACTCTTCACTTGGTGGTTAGCGAAAACAGCGACAAGTGGACTCTCCATTTCTACACCTTCTCGTTCTTTGTAAATGGTTCCGTTATATTGGAAGTAGGTGGATCTCAAAAAGGAATGCAGGAGGCCAGTGATCTTGACAGGGTTTAGGGTCCTATGACTACAAAAATAAGTGTGAGTAGAATACAAAGTTCTAATGATGGAGTGCAAATGAACAAATGACCTCTAAAAGCACTTAGAAATCGTCTCTGAAATAGAATATTACAATACAAGGTCTGCAAATTCAGCACATTCTTCTCGGGAGTTGAGTGTGGACTTATACTTTCTAATGTAAAATGCTTCATAGAGGCGTAGATTAGCGGGGACGTTTTCGTTCATAATAACCTTGACCTAAATGCCTTTTTAGTCTTCATTCTGGCAGGAAtagatgtgtttttttttttaacagagaaATTTTCGTTATTGATATGTTCTCACTCAGGCTTAAGCGATCACGGATGAAGCGATCCTTAAATATATTGTTGATTGCACCTGCTACACGTAAGCTGGTACACTTCATTTCTTCGTAGGCATAAtttagtatgaaagaagtgttatatgaaatCAACTCAAGacatgatcctcgcacttgatggacaatttaagcaattgtcttatgaacctgaaaaattcaggtgactcaacgggattcgaacccatgacctctgcgatgccggtgcagtgctctaaccaactgagctatgaagtcacacagttgagagcaggtcaatttgttgggctcatgttttcccgtgaaaggaatgtagtatgaaagaagtgttatatgaagtgcggtgttttgaaatcaactgaagacatgatcctcgcacttgctggacaatttaagcaattgtctcatgtgttcgaatcccgttgagtcacctgaatttttcaggttcatgagacaattgcttaaattgtccagcaagtgcgaggatcatgtcttcagttgatttcaaaacaccgcacttcatataacacttctttcataatacattcctttcacgggaaaacatgagcccaacaaattgacctgctctcaactgtgtgacttcatagctcagttggttagagcactgcaccggcatcgcagaggtcatgggttcgaatcccgttgagtcacctgaatttttcaggttcatgagacaattgcttaaattgtccagcaagtgcgagaaTCATGTCTTCAGTTGATTGCATAATTTAGTGTTACAAATGGCCATTTGTCCCTAGTAGATTTGCGCTCCGTGGAGGTGTGGGATAGGGCTTTTCTGAGCGTGTAGGATTTGTGGGCAATGCGTAATGGGatggtttcttttctgaaaatgttAGTGATCCTGTGATTGAGTCGTTCAGAGATGTAAGAAATCTGTAACTATTTCCAAATGAAGTTTGTAAATTTCTATAGTAATAAATTCCCACTGGGAGCCCTCACTCCCGAAAGCGCCAGGCAAGGATATATTATAGGAAGAAGCATGCCCGGAGGCGAAAAGGAGCGGCAGCTAGCCAGGAATGCAACAAAGGTCATCCTgcgggggggagggggggacGCCGAGCTTGTGACTGGCGACCGTATAACGAAAAGAGACTAAATCAGGCCAGAACAGGCCTATTTATACAAAACCTGTGTGAAACAGAACACGCAGGAGACTACGAGCGCGTTGGAATTTTTGTCCCTGAATCCCCAAAGGATTTGGGGCGTTTGTACGAGATGGCTCCAGTGAGAATAGTAATAAATTCCCACTGGGACCCCTCACTCCCAAACGCACCAGGCAAGGATAAGTTGTGGAAAGAAGCGAGCCCTACGGCTGCTACTCCCGAAAGCTAGGCGGGCGGTAACGCCCCAACAGAATACACAAATGACCGTAACTCTCCCCATAACTCAAAAAGCTATATTGGAAACTTTACAACTTTCAAGATATGAAGCCACACAGCAGGGGAAACCATGTAAGGCGAGGGATTCGGGCCTGCAACGCGAGGCCTTTCTCCTTTCCAACTGCACCACTGAACAAAATAAGACGAGACTTGCGGGCGAAAATCAAAACGAGGTTTTTTGCACGACGGGGCCTAAAACAGAAGGGACAACGAAAAGGGCCAACCAAATGAAACCTGATGTAGAAAGGGGAAAAGCCAACCGCGAAGCAGGCCCGAAATACCCCGTCCAGGGACAGAGCATTTAAGGGTATAAGAAAACCCCATCGAAGGCGTGCCAACGGTGAGCAAAAACAAGTGAAACAAACGAAGTAATTGACAAGGGCGAAGGTCCTCATAACCCTGCAGAGGGATAAAAATCTTGTCACATAGACGCTTACCACGCAGAAGCGAGAATCAAATGACGACAGACAGGTATGAAAGCTAAAGCTGACACACAGGTGAGAAAACTAAATTTGACGAAAAGAATAAATTTGTCACGCAGAGGTGAAAACCATTCTTGACACACACGCGCgaaaattaaatcaataacacgaaaaagaaaactaaatttacACAGACGAGAGAAACTATGCTTGTTATCCAGACGCGAAAATTAAACCTGTAACACAGACGTGAAGGTCGCCCAGACAGAAAAAACCAAACGAGTCACACAGACGCGAAAACTACAATATTTCGTCACACAAACTTGTCACACAGACGGAAAACTGAGCTCGTCACACAGACGCAAAAattaaggccccgtccacacgtatccggaaatttgtgaaaatgcaatttttttcttttacgaATACGGCTtgcgtccacacgtatccagCGTATTTTCCGGccgtatccggaaatttttgaaaacaatctgcagagtggaaatttttttatccgATACGAATACgtatacgtgtggacggtcgtATCCGCAAATTTGCGAATACGCTTACGTCATTTTCTTGGATCCAGTCTTCACCTCGAGCATTATAAACAAACACAGGAAGGTTGTATCTTCTTTGTTAATACAAGCATCAAGAGTTTCCCGCTTCCGGTTTTTAGGCAATGCATGATGGGATAGGCGCTCCAGAAAAGTGAGCACCAACTCTCGAATCTCCGCCATTACTGAATATTCGTTTCAGCTTCGCGTCTGTTTACATTTTATCTTGGCTTATTTCTCCGTCTTTAATTCATCTACTACCAATCCTAATCGACTACAAACGTCGAAAGGTTTCAACTGACGGTTTCCGGATaatttttagagaaaaaaatatatttaaagtCGTGATTTCAGGCCAAGAATTTCTGACCGGCTGCAATGAGTTCTGAGGAGCCAGAGGAATCTCTGACTTACAATGAAGTGAACTCTTGGTGTTCTGACGCTCTGAAGCTTTATTGCCGTCAACGGGGCTTGAAAGTTTAAGGGAAGAAAGCAAGAACTGGTTGCTCGTGTGTTTGCAGCCTCGGAAATGGGAATTCCTGTCCTACCGACTGCTGAAGAAAGGATCGCAACCACTGCGAACGAGAAAGCTCGATTGTTAGATTTGGGAAATGGATCTTCTTTGCCAGATCCTCCTACTTTGAAAGATTGGCGTCGTGAAAGTGATGCTATAACATCTTGGCCACCGATTTTTCTTAGCGACATTACTGTGTTTCTCATGGAAGATCACCCTGGGAAGGACGTGGCTTTACATGAGCGTGTTCTCAATGAATATAAAGAAGGCAAGGCATACCGTCTCTATGAATCCGGTTGGCTAAAAGAAATTTACTGGCACCCGATATCAACTGCATCGGAGTTCTGTTTCCTTAAAGCCAACTGTACTCATACCGCTGCTGACAAGAAATGTGGGAAGATTGTTAGTGCTTATTGCACATGTGTGGCCGGGTAAGTAATTTGCCTTGCTTAGTGCAATGTTTATCTCATGATTTTCGCAATATTATAAAGGTTCAGCAGTTAGCTTTCTGTGTAGACTAATTTCACTCCCGGGATTGTATATTTCCATTACAGGATGAGCACCTCCTGTATCCATGTGACCGCCTTACTTTTTCGGATTGAAGCTGCAAACAGAAATGGACGTACAAACCCAGCCTGCACATCGAAGGAGTGCGTATGGACCGTTCCTGCAGACAAAACAGTCGTGCAACCCAAGCAAATCTCTGACATGGTTTGGACAGCATCTAAGCTCAATAAAGGTAGTTGCATTTTAGATTCTCCCCACAGGAGTATAGCCACAATATCTTAGTAACCCACTTCATGAAAATGTCGGGAATCAACAGTTTTCCCTTTAATGTAGAAAAGTCTGAATTCCTCGCTCTTGCACTGATAGTAAAGGAGGATCTGCCATAAAATACGTTCAAAATTTTTGAGTAATGTTTTAtataatttccttttttagaGCCAACCAGACCAACTGTTGACAGAAGACGCTCACTTTTTGAACCTGCAGAAAAAAGGGTTCTAACTAACACAAATGAATGGCGGGCAAAATTATATGATGGCCTCAAAGATGCAGCGCCTGACTCAAGTTTTGTGATGCTGCAAAATGCTGAGCATATGCAAGAAATATATAGGCCTCTATCAGTTCCCTCTGTTAGTGATGTTTTGACTgcagaaaaaataatagaCATTGAACAGGCCACGGTGGGACAAGCAGAGAATCCTTTATGGCATGCAATCCGCAAAGGAAGGATTACTGCTTCCAATTTTCATAAAGTTAAGACAAAAGTggaaactctgaaaatctGAAACAAATGCTGTCAGTGCTAAGAAACTTGTGGCCAGTTTGATTGGTGAGCACACACCACCAAAGGATCTTCCTGCATTAAAATATGGCAGGGAAATGGAAGCAATTGCTAAGGCCTTCTACCTGGAgatcttcaaaaaaaaaatcataaagaTGTTAAGTATCGTGAATGTGGATTATTTATTCATGAGGCCAAACAGTTTCTAGGGGCATCACCTGATTTATTAGTAGAATGCTCTTGCTGTAGAAAAGGAATTCTAGAAGTTAAATGCCCTTTCTGTATTGCAAATGATATTCCCACAGACTTAAATTTAGATTAccttgtaaaaattaatgatgagGTTACTTTAAAGAGAAAGCATTCCTACTATGCTCAAATTCAAGGTCAGTTGGGAGTAACCAAGAGACAATGGTGCCATTTTCTAGTATATACCAAGAAGGGGTACCATCTGGAGCGCATTCAACTAGACATGGATTACTGGCTCTCACTGGTAGATTCTTTAGACTGGTTTTACGTAAATCACTTGAAGCCCGCTtcaaagtgaaaacaataaacacaTGTAGAAATGAACAATCATCTCTTTTCAAGTGGACAATCCTGTATTAGATTGCAGCCATTGAACACCAGAAATACCGagtattattaataataaatagtgATATGAAGTCCTTCCTAGGGGACTAGATAACCACAACCTTTTCAATGGCTTACATAATGGTTTGTTTAAATTACAAATTGCAGCAcaaacattaataatattgtccAGGTTGCCCAACATAGATATTGGTAGTTCATTCTTTATGAGGCGAAATGTTTTTAATCTTCGTATGGCTTGCTCAACGTAGATCCGTAAATTGGCAATCTCCTTGGTTTTCTTTACTTCTGATTTGCTAAATTGTTCCTGGCCACGCTTGCCGGGTGGTATATGGAGCTTTGCATGTTGAAGAAGTAAATCCTCAGCAATAGTAAAGCCCCTGTCTGCCATGACCTCATCATGCTGTTCCAAAATATCATAGAATCCTGACTCTCTTGTAACATGCACATCTGATGTTCGACCTCCCCATGCTTTCGAAGCAAAATTGAAAGCACCATTGGGGGTTATAGACAACAATATCTTGGCAGTGTGGTGGTGCTTGTAGTCGGACCAAGTTGCTGCTTTTAGAGCTGGGTCACTTGGCGTTTCAATGAAGACCTCAGTACAGTCTATTATATGCCTTACTTTCGAATAACCAGGCTTATGGAATTTCTTAGGCAATGTTTTCCTAAAAACTTCATATGATGGATTGTAAATCAGACACCCCAGCTCGCTTGCTAAAAGCTTGACCCATGTAGTAAAAATATTAGTCACTGTTGTAGCAGAGACAGCAAAACGTTGAGCCAAGTCAGCATTTGTTGACCCAAGACGAAGTTTCATCATAGTCaataaaaattcatctttttcCGTAAGTTCTCTTTTTGGGCCAAACTTCTTTGgacttttcttgaaatttcGCCCTTTCCGTGTTGACTTCACAGGACCAGTCCAGTATCTTaacttttttacattttccttGACCATATCAAATAACGCATCAAATGCTGCCCTTGTGGGTATTCCAGTAAAAAGATTCACTTCTTTATCACTTTTCAAGTCACTACATTTAAGTCCTTTCTTTTCCCTTacttttttcagcttttctttCAGAATTTTTAGTTCGTT contains:
- the LOC141895026 gene encoding uncharacterized protein LOC141895026, producing the protein MADSHGDSAANTQEISVEAPRISALQQEGIASDSLVEYLKVNKSKFSWAGTFTELIEFTNKYLHLGDGVAKVIDNENKKTIKSDHLILNWHESTGTLQVQGSRSSSCKTYLNQLIEGTQGIEFPDISDEDGAACPQICNDLPSAGPESADIVTKSLFAQELDKIWSQIKILNAKLSCDSDIIIEQEDNIQIINSLKQKNQDLNDEICILKSRLNQEIDAAKKLTEERDSLKTALQIVTKDLMKLSDERLICRSEQLSNDHRSQFDNVSGGKKTKKQKPRDPPQLVNHQNRFEALCHEDSVKDSTSPSNADKSFTTVLVGDSMIKQIQGRRLGREVGHRVVVKSFPGATTNDMKHYLMPTVDKKPQQIILHVGTNDLRDHSPTVVAENIVDLAKKIEMESNAEVILSELVSRSDNVSNDAVKAVNKRLIKYCNQNDWRMIKHQNIDRNCLNKSGLHLNEKGNNIFFRNFVNALDNSSMY
- the LOC141895481 gene encoding uncharacterized protein LOC141895481; this translates as MSADQTPAAGKNNVMEENSNSSSAFLPSMRGFKLASLNIASLPKHIDELRVLLSDNPLDILSINETRLDDSVSDGEVYIPGYDIIRRDRYHNGRFGGGVCIYVRSNINFSLRPDLSDLHLENLCIEIRKPRSKPFIIATWYRPPNSSTEIFSHFESFVGKLDAENVEFYLMGDFNCNLASPQPDINTVLLTNIVDIYNLYQLIDTPTRITNTSSTLIDVIFTNCQNNVSTGVSHVSLSDHSLVYAFRKISINSPKGHSTLTYRKFNNFDSARFRYDISTQDWDRVNNSDDPNVMWDIWKKLFFLCVDKHAPLRTKRIRTSKSPWITPQLKKRMHYKDVLKVKAIRSGNACDWLMFKKCRNAINNEIKQAKEQFFKNESYTINFMNI
- the LOC141895027 gene encoding uncharacterized protein LOC141895027 is translated as MGFGHRNCVVVGCPNSGKRLNKWAKQTCTLHACLNGTHTCDCEPPFKLFPFPTEKKDSEGRRRWTENIKREIRKGKVWTPKNSSRVCSVHFKDGQPTKENPDPTEDLGYNFNSKVVGGKRKNPLNRSKVIPGKKPRKAKKSGEEVSEVLVEQEISNHSETCVSENTGTAPETTPNSGNCSASPEAAFVVNNYCCPDKDLRIQELQEQLKEAVNELKILKEKLKKVREKKGLKCSDLKSDKEVNLFTGIPTRAAFDALFDMVKENVKKLRYWTGPVKSTRKGRNFKKSPKKFGPKRELTEKDEFLLTMMKLRLGSTNADLAQRFAVSATTVTNIFTTWVKLLASELGCLIYNPSYEVFRKTLPKKFHKPGYSKVRHIIDCTEVFIETPSDPALKAATWSDYKHHHTAKILLSITPNGAFNFASKAWGGRTSDVHVTRESGFYDILEQHDEVMADRGFTIAEDLLLQHAKLHIPPGKRGQEQFSKSEVKKTKEIANLRIYVEQAIRRLKTFRLIKNELPISMLGNLDNIINVCAAICNLNKPLCKPLKRLWLSSPLGRTSYHYLLLIILGISGVQWLQSNTGLST